The following coding sequences are from one Streptomyces dengpaensis window:
- a CDS encoding MBL fold metallo-hydrolase, which produces MTTRIERLVTAGTFSLDGGTWDVENNVWIVGDDHEAIVIDAAHDADAIAEAVGDRRLLAIVCTHAHNDHIDAAPALAERTGATIWLHPDDLPLWKQTHPDRLPDAWLEDGLVIEAAGADLTVLHTPGHAFGAVCLYDPGLGTVFTGDTLFKGGPGATGRSYSHFPTIIDSIRERLLVLPPDTVVRTGHGESTTIGAEAPHLEEWIARGH; this is translated from the coding sequence ATGACCACCCGCATCGAACGCCTCGTCACCGCGGGAACGTTCTCGCTCGACGGCGGCACCTGGGACGTCGAGAACAACGTCTGGATCGTCGGCGACGACCACGAGGCCATCGTCATCGACGCCGCCCACGACGCGGACGCCATCGCGGAGGCGGTCGGCGACCGGCGGCTCCTCGCCATCGTCTGCACCCACGCCCACAACGACCACATCGACGCCGCCCCCGCCCTCGCCGAGCGCACCGGCGCCACGATCTGGCTGCACCCCGACGACCTGCCGCTGTGGAAACAGACCCACCCCGACCGCCTCCCCGACGCCTGGCTGGAGGACGGCCTGGTCATCGAGGCGGCCGGCGCCGACCTGACCGTCCTGCACACCCCGGGCCACGCCTTCGGCGCGGTCTGCCTGTACGACCCCGGCCTGGGCACCGTCTTCACCGGCGACACGCTCTTCAAGGGCGGCCCGGGAGCCACCGGGCGCTCCTACTCCCACTTCCCGACGATCATCGATTCGATCCGCGAACGCCTGCTGGTCCTTCCGCCCGACACGGTCGTCCGTACGGGCCACGGGGAGTCGACCACGATCGGCGCCGAGGCACCGCATCTGGAGGAATGGATCGCGCGGGGGCACTGA
- a CDS encoding S-(hydroxymethyl)mycothiol dehydrogenase encodes MAQDVRGVIAPGKNEPVRIETVVVPDPGPGEAVVQVQACGVCHTDLHYKEGGISDDFPFLLGHEAAGIVESVGEGVQDIVPGDFVVLNWRAVCGQCRACLRGRPWYCFNTHNARQKMTLTDGTELSPALGIGAFAEKTLVAAGQCTKVDPAVSPAVAGLLGCGVMAGLGAAINTGNVGRGDSVAVIGCGGVGDAAIAGSRLAGAAKIIAVDIDDRKLTTAEKLGATHTVNSRETDPVEAIRELTGGFGADVVIEAVGRPDTYEQAFYARDLAGTVVLVGVPTPEMKLDLPLLDVFGRGGALKSSWYGDCLPSRDFPMLIDLHLQGRLDLGAFVSETIGLDEVEAAFERMRHGDVLRSVVVL; translated from the coding sequence ATGGCGCAGGATGTACGCGGCGTGATCGCACCGGGCAAGAACGAGCCGGTGCGCATCGAGACCGTCGTCGTGCCGGATCCGGGGCCGGGAGAGGCCGTGGTGCAGGTCCAGGCGTGCGGAGTTTGCCACACCGACCTGCACTACAAAGAGGGCGGCATCAGCGACGACTTCCCGTTCCTGCTCGGTCACGAGGCGGCGGGGATCGTGGAGTCGGTCGGCGAGGGCGTCCAGGACATCGTGCCCGGCGACTTCGTCGTCCTCAACTGGCGTGCGGTGTGCGGACAGTGCCGGGCCTGTCTGCGCGGTCGCCCCTGGTACTGCTTCAACACGCACAACGCGCGGCAGAAGATGACGCTCACGGACGGCACGGAGCTGTCCCCGGCCCTCGGCATCGGCGCCTTCGCCGAGAAGACGCTCGTCGCCGCCGGACAGTGCACCAAGGTCGACCCGGCCGTCTCCCCGGCGGTGGCAGGACTCCTCGGCTGCGGCGTGATGGCCGGACTCGGGGCCGCCATCAACACCGGCAACGTCGGCCGGGGCGACTCGGTCGCGGTCATCGGCTGCGGAGGCGTCGGCGACGCGGCGATCGCCGGATCCCGTCTCGCGGGCGCGGCGAAGATCATCGCCGTGGACATCGACGACCGGAAGCTCACGACGGCCGAGAAGCTGGGCGCCACCCACACCGTCAACTCCCGGGAGACCGACCCCGTCGAGGCCATCCGCGAACTCACCGGCGGCTTCGGAGCCGACGTCGTCATCGAGGCCGTCGGCCGCCCGGACACGTACGAGCAGGCCTTCTACGCCCGTGACCTCGCCGGCACCGTCGTCCTCGTCGGCGTACCCACCCCGGAGATGAAGCTCGACCTGCCGCTGCTCGACGTCTTCGGACGCGGCGGCGCCCTCAAGTCGTCCTGGTACGGCGACTGCCTGCCCTCCCGCGACTTCCCGATGCTGATCGACCTGCACCTCCAGGGACGCCTCGACCTGGGCGCGTTCGTTTCCGAGACGATCGGCCTGGACGAGGTGGAGGCGGCCTTCGAGCGGATGCGGCACGGCGACGTCCTGCGCTCGGTGGTGGTGCTGTGA
- a CDS encoding ABC transporter ATP-binding protein — protein sequence MSIPRTEPDPPAWRLLLGYVRPHRWALLAGALLALATGATGLVLPLVARGLIEDLAHDRPIGRALLAMAALVVANAAVGALGSYVLRRTAESVVLGARRALSSYLLRLRIPAVDRSEPGDLMARITSDTTLLREVTTDSLVGIGTGGLTLVATVVMMGLVDVTLLGVTLGVILCAGTVLGVIVPRINRASKQAQDAVGVMGASLERILGALRTVKASGAEHREEQTIHAAAEESWRQSVRAAKWSAAAGNTAGLAMQIAFITVLAVGGARVATGAIGVGTLVAFLLYVFYLMSPIQQVVGAITQYQTGAAALARIQEALRLPAEPVALPAPLPSGGAEPAALAFDDVRFRYADDLPYVHHGVTFAVPARGMTAFVGPSGAGKTTVFSLIERFYDPEEGVITLDGLALEQWDLPQLRSAIGYVEQDAPVLSGSLRDNLLLGNPEADDADLTRVLKTTRLDGLVARLPRGLDTLVGHRGTKLSGGERQRVAIGRALLRRPRLLLLDEATSQLDAVNEAALRDTVADVARTTTVLVVAHRLSTVTMADRIVVMDAGRIRAVGTHRELVASDPLYAELAATQFLATAG from the coding sequence GTGAGCATCCCCCGGACCGAGCCCGACCCGCCCGCGTGGCGCCTGCTGCTCGGGTATGTACGACCGCACCGATGGGCGCTGCTCGCGGGCGCGTTGCTGGCGCTCGCGACCGGGGCCACCGGTCTCGTGCTGCCGCTGGTGGCGCGCGGGCTCATCGAGGACCTGGCGCACGACCGGCCCATCGGACGGGCACTGCTCGCCATGGCGGCACTCGTGGTCGCCAACGCGGCCGTGGGGGCGCTGGGTTCGTATGTCCTGCGACGCACCGCCGAGTCGGTGGTGCTCGGCGCGCGGCGCGCCCTGTCGTCATATCTGCTGCGGCTGCGCATACCCGCCGTGGACCGCAGCGAACCGGGCGACCTGATGGCCCGGATCACCTCCGACACGACCCTGTTGCGCGAGGTCACGACCGACTCCCTCGTCGGCATCGGCACCGGCGGACTGACCCTCGTCGCGACGGTGGTGATGATGGGCCTGGTCGACGTGACGCTGCTCGGTGTCACGCTGGGGGTGATCCTCTGCGCGGGCACGGTGCTCGGCGTGATCGTGCCCCGCATCAACCGGGCGAGCAAGCAGGCGCAGGACGCCGTCGGCGTGATGGGCGCCTCCCTAGAACGGATCCTCGGCGCGCTGCGCACCGTCAAGGCGTCCGGCGCCGAGCACCGTGAGGAGCAGACCATCCACGCGGCGGCCGAGGAGTCGTGGCGGCAGAGCGTACGGGCCGCAAAGTGGTCGGCGGCCGCGGGCAATACGGCCGGTCTGGCGATGCAGATCGCGTTCATCACGGTGCTCGCGGTGGGCGGTGCGCGGGTCGCGACCGGCGCCATCGGCGTGGGCACGCTGGTCGCCTTCCTCCTCTACGTCTTCTATCTGATGTCGCCGATCCAGCAGGTGGTCGGCGCGATCACGCAGTACCAGACCGGTGCCGCCGCACTCGCGCGGATCCAGGAGGCGCTGCGGCTGCCGGCCGAACCGGTGGCCCTGCCCGCGCCGTTGCCGTCCGGGGGCGCCGAACCGGCCGCGCTCGCCTTCGACGACGTCCGCTTCCGGTACGCCGACGACCTTCCGTACGTCCACCATGGTGTGACCTTCGCCGTTCCGGCCCGCGGTATGACCGCGTTCGTCGGTCCTTCCGGCGCGGGCAAGACCACCGTCTTCTCGCTCATCGAGCGGTTCTACGACCCCGAGGAGGGCGTGATCACGCTCGACGGCCTTGCGCTGGAGCAGTGGGATCTGCCCCAGCTCCGTTCCGCCATCGGCTATGTGGAGCAGGACGCGCCGGTCCTGTCGGGCTCTCTGCGCGACAATCTGCTGCTCGGCAATCCGGAGGCCGACGACGCCGACCTCACGCGCGTACTGAAGACGACCCGCCTGGACGGGCTGGTCGCGCGGCTGCCGCGCGGCCTGGACACCCTCGTCGGCCACCGCGGCACCAAGCTGTCCGGCGGCGAGCGCCAACGCGTCGCCATCGGCCGCGCCCTGCTGCGCCGGCCCCGCCTGCTGCTCCTGGACGAGGCGACGTCGCAGCTCGACGCCGTCAATGAGGCGGCGTTGCGCGACACGGTCGCCGATGTCGCCCGGACGACCACGGTCCTGGTGGTCGCGCACCGGCTGTCCACCGTCACGATGGCCGACCGCATCGTCGTCATGGACGCGGGCCGCATCCGCGCCGTCGGCACGCACCGCGAACTCGTCGCCTCGGATCCCCTCTACGCCGAACTGGCCGCCACCCAGTTCCTCGCGACCGCCGGCTAG
- a CDS encoding MFS transporter has translation MLTAAGALLLKAHLPLGVTYAVVAITGVWLFSAQVMVYATANTVYRESERAAGLGLVTGVGRTGAVVGPWLIGSLAANGHQNWGFTTFALTGLLGAVAIALIPLARRTSRRQRAATSGLVAAEA, from the coding sequence GTGCTCACCGCGGCCGGGGCACTGCTGCTCAAGGCACATCTCCCGCTGGGCGTGACGTACGCCGTCGTCGCGATCACGGGAGTCTGGCTGTTCAGCGCGCAGGTGATGGTGTACGCCACCGCCAACACGGTCTACCGCGAAAGTGAGCGCGCTGCCGGGCTCGGCCTCGTCACCGGGGTCGGCCGCACCGGCGCCGTCGTCGGGCCCTGGCTGATCGGCTCGCTCGCCGCGAACGGCCACCAGAACTGGGGCTTCACCACATTCGCCCTGACCGGGCTGCTCGGCGCGGTGGCGATCGCGCTCATACCGCTGGCCCGGCGCACGAGCCGGCGGCAGCGAGCCGCCACGTCGGGCCTCGTCGCCGCGGAGGCGTGA
- a CDS encoding nuclear transport factor 2 family protein — protein MGTAAGPAFDTETLRRGIEGHNAADLLSLYADDAELRVVDRNTQPSHPMIKHGRAEIAEMLNDVYSRDMTHKLEQCVIQGDHVAYTESCEYPDGVKVLATSMMSLRDGKIADQTLVQAWDE, from the coding sequence ATGGGCACCGCGGCAGGCCCCGCCTTCGACACCGAAACGCTGCGCCGGGGCATTGAAGGACACAATGCGGCAGATCTGCTGTCGCTCTACGCCGACGACGCGGAACTGCGCGTCGTCGACCGCAACACCCAACCCAGCCACCCGATGATCAAACACGGTCGCGCCGAGATCGCCGAGATGCTCAACGACGTCTACAGCCGTGACATGACGCACAAGCTGGAGCAGTGCGTCATCCAGGGCGACCATGTCGCCTACACCGAGTCCTGCGAGTACCCGGACGGTGTGAAGGTACTGGCTACGTCGATGATGTCGCTGCGCGACGGCAAGATCGCCGATCAGACACTCGTGCAGGCATGGGACGAGTAG
- a CDS encoding SDR family NAD(P)-dependent oxidoreductase, whose amino-acid sequence MVPGTDAPSARPPLMPMLLADKNAVIYGAGGAIGGAVARAFAREGARVFLAGRTRATLEAVAAEISAAGGTAATAQVDALDEQSVNECVAGIVKEAGRVDVSFNAIGLDEVQGTPLIEMSYDDFARPVTLATRTQFLTAKAVAPYMIEAGSGVIMMITATPARVPFPLVGGFGVSCAALEGFSRTLAAELGPQGVRVICLRSAGSVESIQEVLDKHAAAAGMTRDEFIASLTDMTLLKRLPSLADVGNVAALMASDYAGAMTGAVPNVSCGQVVD is encoded by the coding sequence ATGGTTCCAGGGACAGATGCTCCATCCGCGCGACCACCCCTGATGCCTATGTTGCTCGCAGACAAGAACGCCGTGATCTACGGAGCCGGTGGGGCGATTGGCGGCGCGGTCGCTCGTGCCTTTGCCCGGGAGGGAGCCAGGGTCTTCCTCGCCGGTCGTACACGGGCCACACTCGAGGCCGTGGCCGCGGAGATCTCCGCCGCGGGAGGAACGGCCGCGACGGCTCAGGTCGATGCGCTCGACGAGCAGTCCGTGAACGAGTGCGTCGCCGGGATCGTCAAGGAAGCCGGGAGAGTTGACGTTTCGTTCAACGCCATCGGACTGGACGAAGTTCAGGGGACACCGCTCATCGAGATGTCCTACGACGACTTCGCGCGCCCGGTCACCCTCGCGACCAGAACGCAGTTCCTGACCGCGAAGGCGGTCGCACCGTACATGATCGAGGCGGGTTCGGGTGTGATCATGATGATCACGGCGACCCCCGCCCGGGTACCTTTCCCCCTCGTCGGCGGCTTCGGCGTCAGCTGCGCCGCGCTGGAGGGCTTTTCTCGCACGCTGGCGGCGGAGCTCGGACCCCAGGGGGTGCGCGTCATCTGTCTGCGCTCGGCCGGATCGGTGGAGTCGATCCAGGAGGTGCTGGACAAGCACGCGGCCGCTGCCGGGATGACGCGTGACGAGTTCATCGCCAGTCTCACGGACATGACGTTGCTGAAACGCCTGCCCTCGCTCGCTGACGTCGGTAACGTCGCGGCGCTCATGGCATCGGACTACGCCGGCGCCATGACCGGCGCGGTCCCCAATGTCAGCTGCGGCCAGGTGGTGGACTGA
- a CDS encoding TetR/AcrR family transcriptional regulator: MAGRLKTPTGRYGGRSAEERQAERRRRFLDAALQLFGDSPGYRSTTVAALSEAAGLSTRQFYEEFRTLEDVLAALHLQVNDWAEEAALAALVDARDLPLAERVTAVFRAYAANVTSDPRRIRITFVEIIGVSPRLEEQRLARRARWVDFICAEAAAAAAHGEAAPRDYRIAATAFIGSVNGLLHDWRAGWVAATLDEVVDELVRQLLGILRPAGWCPLPARTACEDEREAR, from the coding sequence TTGGCGGGCAGGCTCAAGACGCCGACCGGTCGCTACGGCGGCAGGTCCGCCGAAGAGCGGCAGGCCGAGCGGCGACGCCGCTTCCTGGACGCCGCGCTCCAGCTGTTCGGCGACAGCCCCGGCTATCGGTCCACGACCGTCGCGGCGCTCAGCGAGGCGGCGGGTCTGTCGACGCGACAGTTCTACGAGGAGTTCCGCACCCTCGAAGACGTCCTGGCCGCGCTGCACCTCCAGGTCAACGACTGGGCCGAGGAGGCCGCCCTTGCCGCGCTCGTCGACGCGCGGGACCTGCCGCTCGCCGAGCGGGTGACGGCGGTCTTCCGCGCGTATGCCGCGAATGTGACGAGCGATCCGCGGCGCATCCGCATCACCTTCGTCGAAATCATCGGTGTGAGCCCCCGGTTGGAGGAACAACGGCTCGCCCGCCGTGCCCGCTGGGTGGACTTCATCTGCGCGGAGGCGGCGGCCGCGGCCGCCCACGGGGAGGCGGCACCGCGCGACTACCGGATCGCGGCGACCGCGTTCATCGGCAGCGTCAACGGCCTCCTCCATGACTGGCGCGCGGGCTGGGTGGCCGCGACGCTCGACGAGGTGGTGGACGAACTGGTCCGGCAACTGCTGGGGATCCTGCGGCCGGCGGGGTGGTGTCCTCTTCCAGCCCGTACGGCGTGTGAGGACGAGCGCGAAGCGCGATGA
- a CDS encoding YncE family protein, with the protein MPAFRTRHLCSVAAALALTVTAPATAATRADTSAAALREVLFVANNWDGTADVIKSTGDFAKIGRIDVIPDKDTRMAEISANPIKWAYFLAIRNSVGEGHDQFADDMYSTPDGKSVVVSRPSFADVVSIDLASGQINWRFPVSGYRADHMAVSPDGTRVAVSASTANTVHVLNIGTGQQLGSFATGDKPHENVFSKDGKYIWNMSIGEVNTALDDPFWDWTKGDRRITVADATTYRQVKVIDMRQRLDAIGLKDHSDAVRPAAFSPDESKLYFQVSFFNGFFEYDVATDKITRTKTLPKNPATGDDRTTFVNDSRHHGISMKPDGSKLCVAGTMDDYATVVDRATLQEGPLVTASKPYWATVSGDGASCVVSESGADQVTAIDFATGRKTVSVPVGDHPQRVRLGHVAADWTGPAS; encoded by the coding sequence ATGCCTGCCTTCAGAACCAGGCACCTTTGCTCCGTAGCCGCCGCCCTCGCCCTGACCGTCACCGCTCCCGCGACCGCCGCCACCCGTGCCGACACCTCCGCCGCCGCCCTCCGCGAGGTGCTGTTCGTGGCCAACAACTGGGACGGCACCGCGGATGTCATCAAGTCGACCGGCGACTTCGCGAAGATCGGCCGGATCGACGTCATCCCGGACAAGGACACGCGGATGGCGGAGATCAGCGCCAATCCGATCAAGTGGGCCTATTTCCTGGCCATCCGCAACAGCGTCGGCGAGGGACACGACCAGTTCGCCGACGACATGTACTCCACGCCGGACGGGAAGTCGGTGGTCGTCTCCCGTCCGAGCTTCGCCGATGTCGTCTCGATCGACCTCGCCAGCGGGCAGATCAACTGGCGTTTCCCGGTGTCCGGTTACCGTGCGGACCACATGGCGGTCTCCCCCGACGGCACCCGGGTCGCGGTCTCGGCCTCGACCGCGAACACCGTGCACGTGCTGAACATCGGCACCGGTCAGCAGCTCGGTTCGTTCGCGACCGGCGACAAGCCGCACGAGAACGTCTTCTCCAAGGACGGCAAGTACATCTGGAACATGTCCATCGGCGAGGTGAACACGGCGCTCGACGACCCGTTCTGGGACTGGACGAAGGGCGACCGGCGCATCACGGTCGCGGATGCGACGACCTACCGGCAGGTCAAGGTCATCGACATGCGGCAGCGGCTGGACGCGATCGGCCTCAAGGACCACTCGGACGCCGTCCGCCCGGCCGCGTTCTCGCCCGACGAGTCCAAGCTCTACTTCCAGGTCTCGTTCTTCAACGGCTTCTTCGAGTACGACGTCGCGACGGACAAGATCACCCGTACGAAGACCCTGCCGAAGAACCCGGCGACCGGCGACGACCGCACCACCTTCGTCAACGACTCGCGCCATCACGGCATTTCGATGAAGCCGGACGGCAGCAAGCTGTGCGTCGCGGGCACCATGGACGACTACGCGACCGTCGTCGACCGCGCCACGCTCCAGGAGGGCCCGCTCGTCACCGCCTCCAAGCCCTACTGGGCCACGGTCAGCGGCGACGGTGCCTCCTGCGTCGTGTCAGAGAGCGGCGCCGACCAGGTCACGGCCATCGACTTCGCCACGGGCCGCAAGACGGTGTCCGTGCCGGTGGGCGACCATCCGCAGCGGGTACGACTGGGCCATGTGGCGGCGGACTGGACGGGCCCGGCCTCCTGA